The region aatgcttaTTATAATAGCGGTGACTATACtctaataaataatagtaataataatagtaaaaatgcgccattgccggggatcgaacccgggtcacccggatgacaggcgggaatgcttaccagtgtgacgcataagggttatgaatcattagggtaagacgcataatgcttatgcgtctttgaacgatgcataatccttgtgcgtcactcccccattcggaataaatctaatctcctttattaaaatggaattccattaattctctagaacaaaaatagaattgtCTCTATTGTGGTTTGCTACTAGAATCTTGGGACAAAATGGTTTGCCCCAAAATTTTCTCTCCCGTtttatcacatttattgatggaaAACAGAGAGAGTACAAAAGTACAACTCCTAACAGCATCGAAATTTGACTCAATTGTACAAGGGATTTACCTATATAAGCTATACAGAATGTTACATATGGTAAGCACAATTCTAGGGATTTTAAtctattttcataaaatatcaaTCTCCATATCTTCTTCTGATTTCTCTCTGATTCCCTTCGTGATTTTGGGatttatttccaatataatacaAACACAACATATAGTAGAATTTAGAAAGAACATGTTTTTACAGAATCAGACTCTAGCCTATAGTACAAAAGCAAACGACATATATTCTTGAGTTGTCCAAAACAAGCATAAGTGGTATGCTTTGTTTTAGACATATGCATTTGGAGTGGCAAGAGTTGGTGTAGGTGCTGGTTGTACTCGTTTGCCCCTTTCATTTCTGCTGTTCTCCGAGAATTTCAAGCTGGCGGTGTGGAAACCTTGGTCCTGCTCAGCCGCAGTCCATTCAGACAGGTAGTAATCTTCCTCCGTGGCACCTTTTGAAGACGGCCCACAGAACATCCCTCCCCATTGTGGGAAGTGTATCAACATGATCACTAGGGTGCAGCACACTATCATCACCCCCATCAAGGTTATACCTGTTTCTGTAGTATAGTGTGATCCTCTAAAAAATATCACCTGAGTTAGAACCGCCCCCACGTTTCCACCACCACCCGTCATCCCTGATATAAACCCGAGTGACCTGCCAAGAAACCATATTCTACTTTATGAGGTCACTTGAGATCATTTTTGAAGTtcatacttttttctttttttttttttgcaactgATCATACCTTCTTGATACAAAAGGTGCAACCCCGAAGGTGAGGCCACACGCTGCCTGAACGAATACGGAGAATATGAGCATGACTGCTACTGATACCCCAAGAGATCCTACTTTCCCCAAAAGGATGCAGAAGACGCCTCCTAATGTCTGCACAATCCAAAGAGTCCAGAGCCGGCCCCTCATTCCATACCTGTTTGCCACAATATCTGATAGGATTCCTCCTCCTGGCCTGGAGAAGAGATTTGCTATTCCGAAACTGGCTGCTATGATCCCCGCAGTGTGGAGCCTCACGTTGAATCTGTCGTAGAAGTACTGCGCGATTATGTTGTCTATTGTCAACTCAACACCAAAGCAGTAGCCATAGGTCAGTGCCAGGATCCATCCCCTGTAATTTGTGACCGCGTGATACAAAACCTTCTTGAAACTATCCTTGTGCTTATCTCCTGATTTGTGGAGCTGAGAGTAGTTCCCATCTGGCAAATCTTGGCCTAGAAAGAAAATTCCATATGCAGACAGAGTCTGAAACAGACCAGGGACAAAGAAGGCAATCCTCCACGCTGTGAATTGTGTCGCGCCTATACGCTCAATCAAGTTGAACACCAGAGGCATGATCAGCTGAGTTGCTCCACCACCTAGGTTCCCCCACCCTCCGGCCACGCCATTGGCTGTCCCAACAACTTTAGATGAGAACAACGAGCTCATCCAGAACTGTGTTGACACGAAGGTGGCTAGGGAGAAGCCAGTGAAGAAGCGGACAAGGAGGAAGGAGGTTGGAGAATTAGCAATGGCAGTGCAGTAAACTGCTGGTGCAGTAAGAAGGGTAAGAGCCGCAGAGGCAAGGCGAGGCCCGAACAGATCACAGGCTGTCCCCATGGCAATCCTGGCAAACACTGCACCGGAAACAGCAGCTATGCCTGCATTCCCAATGTCGGTTGCAGTTAGGCCAAGATTGTCGCGGATGACTGGAAGCAGAGGCGGAGCAGCAAAACTAGAGACAAAACAGGCAAAGAAAGATATCCACGAGAGATGAAACGCCCGCATGTGAGGCGCTGCCACTGAGAACAGCCTGAACTCGGTGGATTTGTGCTCAGAGTCCACAGGAAGTGCAAACTTCTTTTGATAAGTCTCTTCTGCTCCATTGGACACCTCCATTTTGGTAGGGTCGGTTTAGGATAGTGGGATCCTTTGCTATCAAATAGTTTCTATATTTTGGAGGTTATATCAATGAGATATTGGGATTATATAGCATCAAAATCTTGGTTATGGCATGTGAATCTGCATTTAGGTGTGGAGAGATTGGCGCTCAAGCTTGGATTTTTAATGCCTTGTTGTGAAGAAGTTTAAATCGTTCTAATGTAGTGGGAAAAGGATGCTTCATGCTTGAGTTTGCTATTGGCTGCATCCATTGACTTTGGAGCTTGCTTACTAGGAATCTAAGAGATTGAAAGAGAATGTGGCAATATGATTCTTTGACTTTGTTGGAGATTCCTTTCTTACATGGTAATTTAATTCTATTTCATGTGTTTAATCACAATTAAGCCATCCTATTTTTTTCAATGAACATGAAACGCTTGACTTTCTTCTCATCTGAATTACTGTGTTAAATCTACTACTTCTTTGTATTTAGATTTATTTAGCAGTTAATAATGGTGTGAAGAATAACAGAGATTAAAGCTACttttttaatcaaagttgcATCTCTTGCCCTTATAGCTTGCATCACATATAACAGGGggaaatttatataaaaaaaaggattCCATCACATATGAACatcaatttaaatcctaaaattcaTACATTGTGTTATTACCTGAGGTCTGAGGTCAGATCATTTGAAGTCCACAACATATTTATATGCATTTAAAGAAATGCTTTATTCAGTGGTTGAATATAGAagggatattggtctctaaaaccatgaattttgcccaaaatttggtatttttgattaactttaaaattggtttagAATATTacaaactttgcactttgtttTGTATTTCCCAAACTGatccaaataagatattttcatcaaaatattaatttacgTGGGCAACTGTGATACGTTTTATGGTATGTTAAACAACTTTTTAGGTTTATTacaagtaggataaaaaatCGCATAGAAAACAGcgttgatttaattgtgtcaagtatGATAGAAAAGCctcgtaagttagtcaaatatggTGATAGACATGTTGtgagaaataccaaacaaagtgcaaagtttgtgatattctaaaccaattttaaagttaaagggaaataccaaattttaggcaaagtttATGGTTTTAGGGACCAATATCACATTATAGAATTAATCTTGATTGGATTGAGTCATTACATTGATATGTCATTCATCCTTGACGTCTTCACTTCTTATTACCTACTAACAAATATTATGTGTAGTTTACCCATAATCCAAATCGGTGGTTGATCCAGGATCCGAAAATAGAAGGAGCTGAATACCCGTCTGCTAACACAtgttcaatatttattttttggtcCGTCCCTCCATTATTTTTGGGACGGATATTCGTGGGAGGATGGACTATATTTCAATATCTAATATCACTTTGTTTGTTTTGGTGTAAACTATTTTTATTAAtggctgaattttttttaagtgCAAATTTTTAGATTATTAACACCATAACAAGTAGTAGTTGGGAAACACGACAAGTGTCTCACTTATATTTTCTTCCacactttattattcatttccaATACTAATACTACAAGAACCGAAATTATAAttcttttcaaataaatttttcaatttatcttCTGAAACAAAATACGAGTAAtacacaatttcaataattaactaaccaaataacaaattaattaacaaaaaaaacaattaatctAACCAAATAATCAAAACATTAGACTCTGATGTTCAAAACTTTGACACAATTCACACCAATTGACAAAgagacaattaaaaaaaaatcaacataaGACAATTTCAATTTCCATTCCATGTTTTCAGTTTCCAACAAATTCACCACAATATAATTATACAAACACATTTTTTGATATTCACACCCAACTCAATTAAGACAAACTCATCTGACAAATAGTAGTGCGATTGAAATTTTAGGATTGTTAAAAGTTATTGTCATTTGCTGTTGCTAATGACATCTTGCTTCAATTAGGTGTGAAGTGAGATTCGGCGAGACAATGCCCTCCACAAAGTTGAGCATTTGCCAATCCAACACGTGTGGTATATGCATATCGCAGCGCCGCCTTACCGTCACATCAAAACTGGCAACCGTTTTGGCTCCAAGGCGGACCAGGATCCGGCCTGGCTTCATGAACCACAACGGCTGAGAGAAGACGAAGGCCTCCAACCTACCGATTAAATTGGTCTCCTCTCCTGGATCAAACTTACGATACTAGTTTCCTTCTATAACGGAGTTTATGCTTTTTCCATCTATATCTATCAAAACTCGGAATTTCTATCATTAATCTATAACTAGGTAGCACTAGTATTCAATGATCTATTTGTGCGTCACAGTACGGGTGATCGATCTCAGAATATTGGATAACGCAATACTAAAAAACTAATCTACTATTTTAACATATTATTTGAGAAATCTTAAAACTCTATCATCACATAAAAgctttaattaatttgttaCACATGACATGGAACAGTTAGGGCTGAGGTTTTAACctctaaaagaaaaggaaaaaggtaggatttctatttatttactctCAAACTACAATTAATCACGGTCCATAAATGGTTATAATGGATAAGCATGAATTAAGGATTAAGATGCTACAAAAACCATATACATGAAACTGAATCTAATTTTCaaaatcccataaaaatatagaatAGTATAAATAGTCGATTAATCTAATCCGAAACCGTGAGAATCAAATTAATTcatcatacatatatatagttcTCATCGCATGCATTCATATAATAaattctccaacaacacaaaaccgtaatatttttcttttgaatttCTAAAATTCtttccttaaaaaaaaaaaaaactagtccAACATAACAAGAGGTAGCAACCATGAGAACCACCATCTGGCTATGCGTTGCCGTCGTGGCCGCTGCCTTTGTGGCCTCGGCCTCGGCCGCAGCATCCTTCTGTGACACGGCGGACGACAAGGTTCTCTGCGGGCAACTGGTGGGCAGCGCGGGCACGTGGGCTGAGGCGATGACAAATGCGCTGAACGGCGTCCAGAAGCGGGCGGAGGGCGGGAAATCGGTGGCGGACGTGGTGGCAG is a window of Salvia splendens isolate huo1 chromosome 3, SspV2, whole genome shotgun sequence DNA encoding:
- the LOC121793912 gene encoding high affinity nitrate transporter 2.5-like: MEVSNGAEETYQKKFALPVDSEHKSTEFRLFSVAAPHMRAFHLSWISFFACFVSSFAAPPLLPVIRDNLGLTATDIGNAGIAAVSGAVFARIAMGTACDLFGPRLASAALTLLTAPAVYCTAIANSPTSFLLVRFFTGFSLATFVSTQFWMSSLFSSKVVGTANGVAGGWGNLGGGATQLIMPLVFNLIERIGATQFTAWRIAFFVPGLFQTLSAYGIFFLGQDLPDGNYSQLHKSGDKHKDSFKKVLYHAVTNYRGWILALTYGYCFGVELTIDNIIAQYFYDRFNVRLHTAGIIAASFGIANLFSRPGGGILSDIVANRYGMRGRLWTLWIVQTLGGVFCILLGKVGSLGVSVAVMLIFSVFVQAACGLTFGVAPFVSRRSLGFISGMTGGGGNVGAVLTQVIFFRGSHYTTETGITLMGVMIVCCTLVIMLIHFPQWGGMFCGPSSKGATEEDYYLSEWTAAEQDQGFHTASLKFSENSRNERGKRVQPAPTPTLATPNAYV